In Muribaculum gordoncarteri, the genomic window GGCATCGAGGGCACTGTGAGAGCATCGTTTGCCCTCTACAACACCCGCGAGGAGGCCGACACATTCATTGCGGCACTGAAGCGCGTTGCTGCCATGCTTCAATAAGAGCCGGTTTGACAATAAAAATCGTCAAAAATCTTAAAATATAACCCGAGGCTATTGCATAATCGATATAAATCGCTTAACTTTGCCCCAACATAAACGGTGCGTTAGTTCAGTTGGTTAGAATACATGCCTGTCACGCATGGGGTCACGGGTTCGAGTCCCGTACGCACCGCATAAGAGAGAGCGACCATCACGGCCGCTCTTTTTATTGCCCCTCGGGCATGGTTTTTATCACAAAATCTTGTAATTTTGCAATAGCAACACCACATTATGCTGCAATGTCGCAGCGGTTAACCAATTAATATCACATGAAAAAGATAGCTGCAATAATGTGTGCGACAGTAGCCCTGACAAGCTGCAACGACAAAGTCGCCGACATCGACACCCAAGTGAATGAACTCTATGACCGCATGTCGCAGGAGGAGCGCATAGCTCAATTGAAGAGCTGCTATATGGACGACCTCTTTGACGAAAACGGAGTGCTTGACAGCGCCAAGTGCGCCGAGATGATTCCCAACGGCATAGGTCACTTCTCGCAATATGCAAGCCAGAAGCCCACCGATGCCAACGTGCTTCGCGACCGCGTTGCGGCAATGCAGGAGTGGCTCATCAACAATACCCCCAACGGCATTCCGGCCCTGTTTCACGAAGAGGTGCTGTCGGGCATAAACACACGTGACGCTACAATCTACCCTCAGCAGATAGGACAGGCTTGCTCGTTCAATCCCGAGCTCGCCGAGCTTAAGACCCGCCAGACGGCTACGGCATTGCGCAAGATGGGCGGACTGCTCTCGTTGTCGCCCATGGTCGACGTGTGCCGCAATCCGAGTTTCAACCGTATTGAGGAGTCCTACGGCGAGGACGGCTATCTCTCGGCCGTGATGGGTACCGCTTTTGTAAGGGGTTTGCAGCAGGGCGACCTCAAAAAGGGCGTAGGTGCATGCTCCAAGCACTACCTCGGCTACGGCGGAGGCGGTGATGCCGATGAGAAGGAGCTGATGGAAGAGATTCTCCTGCCCCACGAAACTATGATACGACTTGAGGGCAGCAAGGCACTGATGCCCGGCTACCATGCCTACAAGGGCACCAACTGCGTGGCCAACAGCGAGATTCTTCAGGACATTCTGCGCGACTACCTCGGATTTGACGGCATGGTGGTGAGCGACTACACGGCTATCGACCAGATTCCCGGACTTGAATCCCGTGCCGAGAAGGCTGCTGCGGCAATCAACGCCGGAAACGATGTCGACTTCCCCCACGGAGCCAACTACGCCTACCTGCAGGAAGCCATCGACAACGGCACCGTGAAACCTGAAACCCTGGAGCGTGCCGTGAAGAATGTGCTGCGCTATAAGTTCCTCGCAGGAATGTTTGACAAGGATCCCTACCTCTACAGCACCGAAACTATAACGCTCGACTCACCCGAGGAGCGACAGACGGCCTACGACATCGCGTCGCAGTCGGTCGTGCTGCTTGAAAACAACGGCATTCTCCCGCTGAAGGATAAGAAAAACATTCTTGTCACCGGCCCCAACGCCAACTCAATGTGGGCCATGTGCGGCGACTATTCGTTCCCGGCCATGAGCTATTTCTGGAAAAAGGTGACCGACGACCTCGATCATCCCCATGTCG contains:
- a CDS encoding glycoside hydrolase family 3 C-terminal domain-containing protein; its protein translation is MKKIAAIMCATVALTSCNDKVADIDTQVNELYDRMSQEERIAQLKSCYMDDLFDENGVLDSAKCAEMIPNGIGHFSQYASQKPTDANVLRDRVAAMQEWLINNTPNGIPALFHEEVLSGINTRDATIYPQQIGQACSFNPELAELKTRQTATALRKMGGLLSLSPMVDVCRNPSFNRIEESYGEDGYLSAVMGTAFVRGLQQGDLKKGVGACSKHYLGYGGGGDADEKELMEEILLPHETMIRLEGSKALMPGYHAYKGTNCVANSEILQDILRDYLGFDGMVVSDYTAIDQIPGLESRAEKAAAAINAGNDVDFPHGANYAYLQEAIDNGTVKPETLERAVKNVLRYKFLAGMFDKDPYLYSTETITLDSPEERQTAYDIASQSVVLLENNGILPLKDKKNILVTGPNANSMWAMCGDYSFPAMSYFWKKVTDDLDHPHVVKLLEGMESRKPEGVDISYSRGCDWTEDIETKYTVGGDERAWEYEILHRKVDSGEKADKAEALRMARNADVIIAAVGENVMLCGENRDRQGLRLPGKQEQFVKELLATGKPVVLVVFGGRAQVISDIADRCAAVIQAWYPGEEGGNAVADILYGNISPSAKLSVSYPNTEVYEPICYNRSTEKDQRVAWEFGHGLSYTTFDYSNLTVDKSAATSADSVVVSFDVKNTGAVKGDEIAQLYISPVDADQNLRPIQLQGFARVSLNPGETKRVTVKLHPEQMGYYSNDGARRWNIAPGRFLVKVGASSTDIRLQDEVTLTGDKVKKPLREVYFSKSTVK